A stretch of Sebastes fasciatus isolate fSebFas1 chromosome 19, fSebFas1.pri, whole genome shotgun sequence DNA encodes these proteins:
- the slc25a46 gene encoding mitochondrial outer membrane protein SLC25A46 — protein sequence MASRRPDSFDGLGYRGREDPLLGAGYPVRSAGGPVELQQHHWVTTPPDIPGSRNLHHAERTPYSDEPLEEPGAAAAAAGWEAPQPGVPPAEQLNRFAGFGIGLVSLFTENVLAHPCIVFRRQCQVNYHARCYHLTPFSAVAVMYTITKAQGPKALWKGMGSTFIVHGITLGAEGVLSEFTPLPRELPHRWSWKQLAGHLLLKGLTAVVALPFYCASLIETVQSEIVRDDSSSGLLDCMREGLTRLLGVGAPHSRRLLPLSSLLLPVALHAILRYAIAASVQRVALWLHQRGRKQRADPSNPLDAYFPELAAAWAGSLVADIVLFPLETALHRLSLQGTRTIIDATDGVVAAGNGGSPLVLPVNTQYDGFSDCLHNIRRKEGAAGFYRGFGALATQYALHGALLAAARTLLRLLLLEGRAS from the exons ATGGCCTCCAGGCGGCCGGACAGCTTCGACGGGCTCGGCTACCGGGGCCGCGAGGACCCGCTGCTCGGAGCCGGGTACCCGGTGAGGAGCGCCGGAGGCCccgtggagctgcagcagcaccaCTGGGTCACCACGCCGCCGGACATCCCGGGCAGCCGCAACCTGCACCACGCAGAGCGGACACCTTACAGCGACGAGCCGCTGGAGGAGCccggagctgctgcagctgcagccggCTGGGAGGCTCCGCAGCCCGGCGTCCCTCCTGCGG AGCAGCTCAATCGATTTGCAGGATTTGGAATCGGACTTGTCAG tctgttCACTGAGAACGTCCTCGCTCACCCCTGCATCGTCTTCCGCAGACAGTGTCAG GTGAACTACCACGCCCGCTGTTACCACCTGACCCCGTTCAGCGCCGTCGCCGTCATGTACACCATCACCAAGGCTCAG ggTCCGAAGGCTCTGTGGAAGGGGATGGGCAGCACCTTCATCGTTCACGGCATCACGCTCGGAGCTGAGGGCGTCCTCAGCGAGTTCACACCGTTACCACG GGAGCTTCCTCACAGGTGGAGCTGGAAACAGCTGGCTGGACATTTGCtgcttaaagg GTTAACGGCTGTGGTGGCTCTTCCTTTTTACTGTGCCAGCCTCATCGAGACCGTCCAg AGTGAGATCGTCCGTGACGACTCGTCCTCCGGGCTGCTGGATTGTATGCGTGAAGGTTTGACTCGGTTGTTGGGTGTCGGCGCTCCTCACAGTCGCCGTCTGCTTCCTCTCAGCtctctgctgcttcctgtcgCGCTGCACGCCATCCTGCGGTACGCCATCGCCGCCTCTGTCCAGCGGGTGGCGCTGTGGCTGCACCAGCGGGGCCGGAAGCAGCGGGCGGACCCATCCAACCCGCTGGACGCCTACTTTCCCGAGCTGGCGGCGGCATGGGCGGGATCTCTGGTGGCCGACATCGTGCTGTTTCCTCTGGAGACGGCGCTGCACCGCCTCAGCCTGCAGGGCACACGCACCATCATCGACGCCACGGACGGTGTGGTCGCCGCAGGAAACGGCGGCAGCCCGTTGGTCCTGCCCGTCAACACGCAGTACGACGGCTTCTCTGACTGCCTCCACAACATCCGCCGCAAGGAGGGCGCAGCCGGGTTTTACCGCGGCTTCGGAGCGCTGGCGACACAGTACGCGCTGCACGGAGCGCTGCTGGCTGCAGCCAGGACGCtgctgaggctgctgctgctggagggcaGGGCCAGCTAG
- the slc31a1 gene encoding high affinity copper uptake protein 1 isoform X1 codes for MDHSSMDHSSMDHHNHHTMAPATTGHDHGGGGGGTDGNVGGHGGMVMTFYFGYNNVELLFTGLLINSPGEMVGACIGVFLLAVLYEGLKMGRETLLRRSQVNVRYNSMPLPGADGTVLMETHKTVGQRMLSPAHFLQTLLHIVQVVVSYFLMLVFMTYNAYLCIAVAAGAGMGYFLFSWRKAVVVDITEHCH; via the exons ATGGACCACAGCTCCATGGATCACAGCTCCATGGATCACCACAACCATCACACCATGGCCCCGGCCACCACCGGACACGACcacgggggaggaggaggagggactgATGGGAACGTCGGAGGACACGGGGGAATG GTGATGACCTTTTACTTTGGCTACAACAACGTGGAGCTGCTGTTCACCGGTCTGCTCATCAACTCACCTGGAG AGATGGTCGGGGCGTGTATCGGTGTCTTCCTATTGGCCGTCCTGTACGAGGGGTTAAAGATGGGTCGTGAGACGCTGCTGCGTCGCAGTCAGGTCAACGTCCGCTACAACTCCATGCCGCTCCCGGGGGCTGATGGGACGGTGCTGATGGAGACGCACAAGACTGTCGG GCAGCGGATGCTAAGCCCCGCCCACTTCCTGCAGACGCTGTTGCACATCGTCCAGGTGGTCGTCAGCTACTTCCTGATGCTCGTCTTCATGACCTACAACGCCTACCTCTGCATCGCCGTGGCAGCCGGCGCCGGCATGGGCTACTTCCTGTTCAGCTGGCGGAAAGCCGTGGTCGTCGACATCACCGAGCACTGCCATTAG
- the slc31a1 gene encoding high affinity copper uptake protein 1 isoform X2, with protein MDHHNHHTMAPATTGHDHGGGGGGTDGNVGGHGGMVMTFYFGYNNVELLFTGLLINSPGEMVGACIGVFLLAVLYEGLKMGRETLLRRSQVNVRYNSMPLPGADGTVLMETHKTVGQRMLSPAHFLQTLLHIVQVVVSYFLMLVFMTYNAYLCIAVAAGAGMGYFLFSWRKAVVVDITEHCH; from the exons ATGGATCACCACAACCATCACACCATGGCCCCGGCCACCACCGGACACGACcacgggggaggaggaggagggactgATGGGAACGTCGGAGGACACGGGGGAATG GTGATGACCTTTTACTTTGGCTACAACAACGTGGAGCTGCTGTTCACCGGTCTGCTCATCAACTCACCTGGAG AGATGGTCGGGGCGTGTATCGGTGTCTTCCTATTGGCCGTCCTGTACGAGGGGTTAAAGATGGGTCGTGAGACGCTGCTGCGTCGCAGTCAGGTCAACGTCCGCTACAACTCCATGCCGCTCCCGGGGGCTGATGGGACGGTGCTGATGGAGACGCACAAGACTGTCGG GCAGCGGATGCTAAGCCCCGCCCACTTCCTGCAGACGCTGTTGCACATCGTCCAGGTGGTCGTCAGCTACTTCCTGATGCTCGTCTTCATGACCTACAACGCCTACCTCTGCATCGCCGTGGCAGCCGGCGCCGGCATGGGCTACTTCCTGTTCAGCTGGCGGAAAGCCGTGGTCGTCGACATCACCGAGCACTGCCATTAG
- the wdr36 gene encoding WD repeat-containing protein 36, which yields MPGSSLFSGFRVLGLYSNHVPLALRYHRKHREFYLVTSVGKCFHTYNVNRLGIVAVSNSLSDDINCVAADRMLVFAAAGRVISAFARNKEVVMRYHGHGQEVRLLLPLGDQLISADSGGDVIVWDVQGGEIYLRLQFDPVTFDVSAMMHPSTYLNKVLLGSSQGALQLWNIKTSKLLFTFPGWSAGVTVLQQSPAVDVVGVGTATGRIIIHNIRLDETLMSFTQDWGPISSLAFRTDGPPIVASGSPQGHIAFWDLERRQLVTQQRHAHSTAIAAATFLHGEPLLVTNGADNAIKVWIFDQEGGGARLLRSRQGHSAPPTTIHHHGNDGKNLLSAGQDGTLQSFSTVHERFNKNLGHGSINKKKEQKKKKGLSYEELRLPAITAFSSAAARQSDWDGIVACHRGRLATTTWNYQRCTMGAHHLQPPADRKNGIATAVDITSCGNFAAIGSSCGRVDVYNLQSGLHRGCYGDDEKAHSGAVRGVATDTLNQLTLTAGSDWLLKFWRFKSRKQEEQLKLHAAPASMLLHRDSGMLALALDDFTLLVVDIETRRIVRKFAGHHGNINDMTFSPDGRWLVTVAMDCTIRTWDLPSGCLVDCFLVAMAPVGVSLSPTGDFLATAHVDSLGVYLWTNKSLCGPVGLRPLPADYQPAEETLPGVKADESGQEVTSEEVDDDDAYVSAEQLGAELVTLSLLPESRWKSLLHLDTIKRRNKPVAPPAATAAAPFFLPTLPGLTPRFTSPTATQQETQSKLLRWGLLSQRSEFSSDLESALQSGSFDRPVRRLKDCGPAALSVELTCLSSEGGGASSLLLAFIHMIDSMLASGRDFDLAQAYLALFLKLHLRSLSQDSVAMAALLRLSSRLETGWAELRSSFDQSLCLLSYAKSALL from the exons ATGCCGGGCAGCTCTCTGTTCTCCGGGTTCCGGGTTCTGGGTCTTTACTCTAACCACGTGCCGCTCGCGCTGCGGTACCACCGGAAGCACCGCGAGTTCTACCTGGTGACGTCAGTCGGTAAATGTTTCCACACGTACAAC GTGAACAGGTTGGGGATCGTTGCTGTCA GTAACAGCCTGTCAGATGACATCAACTGTGTGGCAGCGGACAGGATGTTGGTGTTCGCCGCCGCCGGGCGAGTCATCAGCGCCTTCGCCCGTAACAAAGAG GTGGTGATGCGTTACCATGGACACGGACAGGAAGTGCGTCTGCTGCTTCCTCTGGGTGATCAGCTGATCTCAGCCGACAGCGGCGGTGATGTCATCGTGTGGGACGTCcagggaggag aaATCTACCTGCGGTTGCAGTTTGACCCCGTCACCTTCGACGTGTCGGCCATGATGCACCCCAGCACCTACCTGAACAAGGTGCTGCTTGGAAGCTCCCAGGGTGCACTGCAGCTCTGGAACATCAAGACCag tAAGTTGTTGTTCACATTCCCCGGCTGGTCAGCAGGAGTCACAGTTCTGCAGCAG AGTCCCGCGGTGGACGTGGTCGGCGTCGGCACGGCGACGGGACGCATCATCATTCACAACATCCGATTGGACGAGACGCTGATGAGCTTCACGCAGGACTGGGGACCAATCAGCTCGCTCGCTTTCAGAACAG acGGTCCTCCCATCGTGGCGTCCGGCAGTCCTCAGGGCCACATTGCATTCTGGGATCTGGAACGCCGTCAGCTGGTCACTCAGCAGAGACACGCCCACAGCACAGCCATCGCCGCGGCAACCTTCCTGCACGGAGAGCCGCTATTGGTCACAAACGGAGCCGACAATGCCATCAAG gtgtgGATATTTGACCAGGAGGGGGGCGGAGCCAGGTTGCTGCGGAGTCGTCAGGGCCACAGTGCCCCGCCCACCACCATCCATCACCACGGCAACGACGGAAAAAACCTCCTCAGTGCTG GTCAGGACGGGACGCTGCAGTCTTTCTCCACCGTCCACGAGCGATTCAACAAGAACCTGGGTCACG GCTCCATCAACAAGAAGAaggaacagaagaagaagaaggggttGTCCTACGAGGAGCTGCGTCTTCCTGCCATCACGGCGTTCTCCTCCG CCGCTGCTCGTCAGTCAGACTGGGACGGCATCGTCGCGTGTCATCGTGGTCGCCTAGCAACCACCACGTGGAACTACCAGCGGTGCACCATGGGAGCTCATCACCTGCAGCCGCCGGCCGATCGCAAGAATGGCATCGCCACG gctgtcgacatcacttcctgtggcAACTTTGCTGCGATCGGCTCGTCATGCGGCCGCGTCGACGTCTACAACCTGCAGTCCGGCCTGCACCGCGGTTGCTATGGCGACGATGAGAAAG CTCACAGCGGGGCGGTGCGCGGCGTCGCCACGGATACCCTGAACCAGCTGACGCTCACCGcaggctctgattggctgctcaaGTTCTGGCGCTTCAAgagcaggaaacaggaagagcaGCTGAAGCTACATGCAGCACCAGCTAGCATGCTGctacacagagacag CGGGATGTTAGCCTTAGCGCTGGATGATTTCACACTGCTGGTGGTCGACATAGAAACCAGGCGGATCGTCAGGAAGTTTGCCGGTCACCACGGCAACATCAACGACATG ACGTTCAGTCCTGATGGCCGCTGGCTGGTTACCGTGGCGATGGACTGCACCATTCGCACCTGGGATCTCCCCTCTGGATG TCTCGTCGACTGTTTCCTGGTTGCCATGGCACCGGTGGGCGTGTCCTTGTCGCCGACCGGAGACTTCCTGGCGACGGCTCATGTTGACAGTCTGGGCGTCTACCTCTG GACCAATAAGAGTCTGTGTGGGCCGGTGGGGCTCCGCCCCCTCCCCGCTGACTACCAACCAGCTGAGGAGACACTACCGGGGGTCAAGGCGGACGAGTCaggacaggaagtgacatcagaggaggttgatgatgatgatgcgtACGTGTCAGCTGAGCAGTTGGGGGCGGAGCTTGTGACTCTGTCTCTGCTGCCGGAGTCTCGATGGAAAAGTCTGCTGCACCTGGACACCATCAAG AGGAGGAATAAGCCTGTAGCGCCCCCTGCTGCTACGGCTGCTGCTCCGTTCTTCCTGCCAACACTTCCTGGTCTCACGCCTCGATTCACGTCGCCTACGGCAACCCAACAGGAAACACAG TCGAAGCTGCTGCGTTGGGGTCTGTTGTCTCAGAGGTCAGAGTTCAGTTCTGATCTGGAGTCGGCTCTACAGTCTGGATCGT tcGATCGCCCGGTGCGTCGCCTGAAGGATTGTGGGCCGGCGGCGCTTTCTGTGGAGCTCACCTGTCTGTCATCAGAAGGGGGCGGAGCCAGCAGCCTCCTGCTCGCCTTCATTCACATGATTGACAGCATGTTGGCCAGTGGGCGGGACTTCGACCTGGCTCAAGCTTACCTGGCGCTTTTCCTGAAG ctCCATCTCCGCTCGTTGTCGCAGGActctgttgccatggcagcGTTGCTCCGCCTCTCCTCCCGGCTGGAGACGGGGTGGGCGGAGCTACGGTCGTCATTCGACCAATCACTGTGTCTGCTTTCGTACGCCAAGAGTGCACTGCTTtga